A window of Myxococcales bacterium contains these coding sequences:
- a CDS encoding 2OG-Fe(II) oxygenase, translated as MLSPSHARAWTDRVLAARADYTHAFGTQASLGVAWYTHLEEGHARSYFASSKASDACVRRHVPGLQATLLRVVSELLGVKVEPRPGYAGPGVHVFEPHGACAKHGGEVHFDTEGLPEPHVRARGAAYTAVLALSQVEGGGGLRLWDLPFDGHEDPALARLCEPTCVSYTPGDVVLFESYRLHQIEPFTGDTPRVSATCHVARLSGRYVAWF; from the coding sequence GTGCTCTCTCCCTCGCACGCGCGCGCGTGGACCGACAGGGTGCTCGCCGCCCGCGCCGACTACACCCACGCGTTCGGGACGCAGGCGAGCCTCGGTGTTGCATGGTACACCCATCTCGAGGAGGGCCACGCGCGCTCCTATTTCGCGTCCTCCAAGGCGTCGGACGCCTGCGTTCGTAGGCACGTGCCCGGTCTCCAGGCCACGCTGCTGCGTGTCGTGTCGGAGCTGCTCGGTGTGAAGGTCGAGCCGCGCCCCGGGTACGCGGGCCCGGGCGTGCACGTGTTCGAGCCGCACGGGGCCTGCGCGAAACACGGGGGCGAGGTCCACTTCGACACCGAGGGTCTCCCCGAGCCGCACGTGAGGGCGCGCGGGGCGGCCTACACCGCCGTGCTCGCGCTCTCGCAGGTCGAGGGCGGCGGTGGCCTGAGGCTCTGGGACCTGCCGTTCGACGGGCACGAGGACCCGGCCCTCGCGCGGCTCTGCGAGCCTACGTGTGTATCTTACACACCAGGAGACGTGGTGCTCTTCGAGAGCTACAGGCTCCACCAGATCGAGCCCTTCACGGGCGACACGCCTCGGGTCTCCGCCACGTGCCACGTCGCGCGTCTCTCGGGGCGCTACGTGGCCTGGTTCTGA